The window TCGCCGCTCTCATTGAGCACTTGAACGTCGATGTGATACTGGCGCTTGCGCTGTTCCAGAATGTCCTGGGCCGCGTCTTCACCCTGTGATTCGTAGGTTTGCGTCCACTGTTCGGCCAAAGTATTGAGGCCTGGATGGCGGCTGAGAATCCACGCGTCCTGGTTGAGCATGTGCCCCAGCAGAATGGAAAGCCCTGCAACCAGAGCGATGGCCAACCAGAAGCTGGCCAGAATACGCCAGAACAATGAGCGCACAGAAACTCCTCAGCAAAGAAAGCCCAACGGCGATTAACCGTCGGGCTGTGATATGACGCTAGAACATTACTGCGCCTTTTGCGGCTGTTGCGCTTTCCAGGCCTTGAACTCGGCCCATTCGGCGCGACGTTCAGCCTGTTTTTTCTGGATCTCGTCGAATTGCTTCTGTTGATCCGGTTTCAGCAGCGCACGCACGTCGGCTTCGGCTTTCTTGTGGTTGGCCGCTATTTCATCTTTCAAGGCTTTCTGGTCGGCTGGCGAGAGTTTTTCCAGGTACTTGTCGACCACTTGCTTACGTTCACGCATCTGCTCGCCCATGATTTTGCGGATCTGCTCGCGCTGTTCGCGGCTCAGGTCCAGCTGGCTGTACGGGCCTTTGCCGTGCATGCCGTGCATCTGACCGCCATGGTGTGATCCGTCCATCGGGCCGGCACCTTCAGGCATGGCCATGGCAACGGTCGGCAGGGCGGCAGCGAACATCAGAGCGATAAGAGTCTTGCGCATGGTGAATCTCCTTGTCTCGTTCCCGGTACGTTCCGGATGAGTACAGATTACGCAGATCAAGGTCAGCGGCGGTCAGCTGAGCGTAAAGCTTAGGTAAAGACGATTTCAGATTGACCTGACAAATCCATCACTTTCACCAATTTCACTGACCAAACATGACCGATGTAGCAGCTGTCGAGCCCCAGCGAGGCTGCGTTCGGCTGCGAAGCAGTCGTGAAATCAGGCGATGCGTTTTTTCAAGTAAGCCGCGTATCCAGAACTTACGACTGCTTCGCAGCCGAACGCAGCCTCGCTGGGGCTCGACAGCTGCGACAACGTTTTGCATTGGGTTTTAGAGGCTGTAGTAATAGCCGCGGCTGCGCAGGGCCACGATGCGTGGGCGGCCGTCGGGGTGCGGGCCGATCTTTTTGCGCAGGTTGCTGACGTGCATGTCCAGGCTGCGGTCGTACAACGTCAGTTTGCGGCCGAGGGCGATTTGCGCCAGTTCCTGTTTGTCCAGCGGCTCGCCGGGTTGCTTGAGCAGGGCTTCGAGCAAGCGGCTTTCGGAGACGGTGAGGGTGAACTCCTGTTCATCGATGCTGACCACGCCACGTACCGGACTGAAACACAGGTCGCCCAGTTCCAGCTGACTGGACACCGCTGCCGGATGACTGCGGCGCAACACGGCGCGCAGGCGGGCGGTCAATTCCCGTGGGTCGCATGGTTTGGCCAGGTAATCGTCGGCGCCGAGTTCCAGGCCGAGGATGCGGTCCAGCGGCTCGCCGCGAGCCGAAAGCATCAGCACCGGCAAGTCCGGGTGATCGCTGCGCAATTGCTTGAGCAGCTCCAGGCCGCTGCCATCCGGCAGCATCACATCCAGCACCACGGCTGCCGGCGATGTTTCGGCCAGTGCGCGACGGGCGCTCTGACCATCGTGGCAGGCGCGGACCTGAAAGCCTTCCTGGCTCAGCCAACTGCTCAGGAGCTCACACAGCTCCTGGTCATCATCAATTAATAACAGCTCGCTCATGACTCACTCAATTTAGCCATTGCCTACGTTTTCTGGTGGCACCACTGGCGAAGATACCGCAGAGCAGCGCCAATAGCGCTACCCCGGCGCCGATGACGAACCACTGTTGCTGATCGGTCAATAGACGCGGCAGCGAGCTGCTGGCCTGGGTTTCCTTGAGTTGCAGCTTGAGACGCTGATTCTCTTGGCGCAACCGGCTTAGCTGGGCGCTTTCGCGTTCGGCATCGGTATTTTGCAGCTGTTTGCTCAGTTCTTCTCGTTGCTGTTC of the Pseudomonas frederiksbergensis genome contains:
- a CDS encoding Spy/CpxP family protein refolding chaperone; its protein translation is MRKTLIALMFAAALPTVAMAMPEGAGPMDGSHHGGQMHGMHGKGPYSQLDLSREQREQIRKIMGEQMRERKQVVDKYLEKLSPADQKALKDEIAANHKKAEADVRALLKPDQQKQFDEIQKKQAERRAEWAEFKAWKAQQPQKAQ
- a CDS encoding response regulator transcription factor; the protein is MSELLLIDDDQELCELLSSWLSQEGFQVRACHDGQSARRALAETSPAAVVLDVMLPDGSGLELLKQLRSDHPDLPVLMLSARGEPLDRILGLELGADDYLAKPCDPRELTARLRAVLRRSHPAAVSSQLELGDLCFSPVRGVVSIDEQEFTLTVSESRLLEALLKQPGEPLDKQELAQIALGRKLTLYDRSLDMHVSNLRKKIGPHPDGRPRIVALRSRGYYYSL
- a CDS encoding translation initiation factor 2, whose translation is MRKGPLCLMLVTLSIVAPAHGEESAEGGSSTPLSLSAGSQITELQQRLKASEQQREELSKQLQNTDAERESAQLSRLRQENQRLKLQLKETQASSSLPRLLTDQQQWFVIGAGVALLALLCGIFASGATRKRRQWLN